The genomic interval CTGTGACAGGTTAATGCAGTTTAAACATGCATTTTTCTTTCGTTGGTTGAATAGTTAAATCGTTACTCAAAGGATTTTAAGTTTCAATTTCAACCATGAGAGGATTCTTGGCTTTTCCAAGGTTAAAATGTTTCTGGTTCAAAATGCTATTAATTAATAGCTACGTAGTGGATCTATTTAGGGAATTGCCACCGACCCTGGATTAACAGTTGAACTGCTAAatgggaaaactttttttttttccttgatgcaGACTTGGGGATATTTTCAATTTGGTCTGAGAGCGGAGAACGGGAGTGAAATGTAATTCCAGACCACTTAGCCAACAATCGCAATTATGAATCGAAAGACAAGTCAggtattagcatttttttttccccttaaaaaaaaagtttctcggACTCCGCCGGACACCCAGCTGGCGGAGGACCAGCCGGCGCGGGGGGGCCAAGCCGGCAGGCTGCCCAGAAGTTACGATCGGGGAGTTTTCGCTTTATTAAAATTACCTGGCTCACCAGCAGAAGAAAGAACGCGAAGACAAGATAATTTCTTAGGCTGTTAAAAATGACTTAGCCCGGTGGGCCGCGCATTCCGGGGGTGTCCTGCCGGCCGGGGCGGGTCCCCGGCGCCCCCGCGGGCTCCGGTGCGTCAGGGGCGCGTCAGGCGGGGCGGGCTCGGcacgggcggcggcggcggcggcgggcggcgggcggcgcgCACCCGGCCTCCTGCTTCTCGCTCCTAGGCTGCGGGACGGACGCTCCCGGGAACTCTCTCGCTCGCGGCCGGCCGCGCTCTGACGGCGCTCGCCGGCTGCCGAGCGGTCCCAGCATGTCGGCAGCCGTGGCGTGCATGGACTACTTCGCCGCCGAGTGCCTGGTGTCCATGTCCGCGGGCGCCGTGGTTCACCGCCGCCCGCCGGACCCCGAGGGCGCGGGCGGAGCCGCTGGCTCGGAGGTGGGTGCGGCGCCGCCGGAGTGCGCTCTGCCGGGTCCGGGGCCACCAGGGCCCGCGTCGgtccccctgctcccccaggtTCCCGCCCCCAGCCCCGGCGCGGGTGGCGCCGCGCCCCACCTGCTGGCTGCAAGCGTCTTGGCTGATTTGCGCGGCAGCTTCGGGGAGGGCTACGGGGAGAACTCGGGGGAAGCTCTGCGCGACTCGTCTGGCTCCTCCGACCCGACCCAGTGCTCCAGCCCGACCCAGGGTTCCGAGCCGGCCTCCGCCTCCGGTGCAGACGCGTTCTCCGAGCCCGCGAGCTCCTCCGGCTCGCCTGCCGTCCCAAGTGCGCCAGCCGACCCGGGAGCGCTCGACGACGACGGAGGGGTGTCTGGAGGGGCCCCAGAGGCTGGCCCCGCACCCGCAGCAGGTCAGATGTCCCGGAGAAGGCCAGTAACACCTGCTGCCAAGCGACATCAATGCTCCTTCACTGGCTGCACCAAAGCCTATTACAAGTCATCGCACCTTAAGTCCCACCAGCGTACCCACACGGGTGAGCGCCCTTTCTCCTGCGACTGGCTCGACTGCGACAAGAAGTTTACGCGTTCCGACGAGCTGGCCCGCCACTACAGGACGCACACGGGTGAAAAGCGCTTCTCCTGCCCCCTGTGCCCCAAGCAGTTCTCCAGGAGCGACCACTTGACCAAGCACGCTCGCCGCCACCCAACTTATCATCCTGACATGATTGAGTACCGGGGACGTCGTCGCACTCCCCGCGACTACCCGCAACCCACCACCGTGGCGGAAAGCTCCTGCTCCGGCTCTGGCTCCGGTTCTGGCTCTGGCCAGGAGCCCAGCCTCCCTACCAGCCTGTAGGACAGTCATTGCTGTCAGTTATCCCCCCCCAGGACGATCTCCCAGACCATTTTCCCTGCCTTCTCTCTGCCCATCCCTCTTTTATCAGAGTCATTAGACCAAGGCACAGACTGGTTCCTCCGCTCTGAGGGTGGTTCCAGGTGGGCATGTTGGACTCTGGGGAGGGACTGGGAGCCAGAAAATAACGGGAATTCTTGCAACACAAATATCATCCAAAAAGGAGGGGTTGATCAAGACAACCCCCAGGAACTGGTGAGAAGGGATGAACTCTGGTACTCTCCAGAGTACTGAAGATTCTCTCTTCCCAGGAACCAGAGAACTGAAATTCTCAGATGCCTGAGGAACTCCCAGTCTTAAAGGACTCACCCACCCACCAGGGCGGACCTTGGAGAGGGTGACAGGGGTGGTGGTCTTGGAAATGTCCAGGACTGGGATGGTGAGAGGCCTTTGGAAACAGAAatgatttctatttctgtaaacaGCAatgtttactaatttatttttagtatctttTAACCAAGGATTCCAGGTTGATGGGAGGCGAATGTCCTCCACTTCCCCAATTGCCCCAGCTATCTCTGCTAGGAGAGGCAGTGCAAGTGTCCAGTGGATGAATGGTTGGGAGATGATTCTTGGTGTGTGGGGAGTGGTGTGAGTCTGTTTGTAGGTCCTCTAGCATAATTTGGAACCCTCCACTTGCGCCGTAACCCTTTTCCCCATTTGAATTCTTACTTGGGGATGGTAGCTTCCTGGCTCACTCTCATGATGAGATTGCTTAAACAATTTGGAAATAACcataaaaacacagaaagaaaagggtGGTACAAACTAGTTCCCCCTTTTCACCCAGATGGCAAACCTAAGCAACTTTTGATGGGGGCTGGTCCCAAACAAGTACTTTCAGAACAATTGATAGCattcagggaaactgaggcatgtgATTCCAGCTGCCTCATCCAAAG from Urocitellus parryii isolate mUroPar1 chromosome 3, mUroPar1.hap1, whole genome shotgun sequence carries:
- the Klf14 gene encoding Krueppel-like factor 14, with amino-acid sequence MSAAVACMDYFAAECLVSMSAGAVVHRRPPDPEGAGGAAGSEVGAAPPECALPGPGPPGPASVPLLPQVPAPSPGAGGAAPHLLAASVLADLRGSFGEGYGENSGEALRDSSGSSDPTQCSSPTQGSEPASASGADAFSEPASSSGSPAVPSAPADPGALDDDGGVSGGAPEAGPAPAAGQMSRRRPVTPAAKRHQCSFTGCTKAYYKSSHLKSHQRTHTGERPFSCDWLDCDKKFTRSDELARHYRTHTGEKRFSCPLCPKQFSRSDHLTKHARRHPTYHPDMIEYRGRRRTPRDYPQPTTVAESSCSGSGSGSGSGQEPSLPTSL